The Iamia sp. SCSIO 61187 genomic sequence GCGCGGGGTCCTCGCCCTGGTCGTGAACGTGGTGGCGACGGCGACCTTCGTGGCCATCGCCCCGGTGGCCTGGGCCGCCGCCGGCGTGCTGGCGATCAGCGCCCTCGGCGGTGGGTGGATCGGTGCGCGCGCCGCCCGGCGCCTCCCGCCGCCGGTCCTGCGGGGGCTGGTCATCACCTTCGGCGCCATCGCCGGCGTCCGGCTGCTGGTGACCGGGTGAGCGCGACCGTGACCCGCATCGAGGGTGTCACCGACGGGGTCGACGGCGGCGCCGTCACCATCGAGCTCGGGGCGTCGGGCGGCGGCCCGGTGGCCGCGGCGCCGATCGACGGCCGGGGGTGGATCGTCCTGCCCGGCCTCCACGACGGCGACCAGTCGTGGCCGGTGCCGGACCTCGGAGTGCGCCCCAGCGACCGGCTGCGGGCGCTCACGGGCGGCAGCCTGACGGTCACGACCGGCTGGTCGTGGGATCGCATCGCCCCCTGGCGCCCCGCCGAGGTCGCCGCCGCCCTCGCGCGCGAGCGCTGGCCCCGGCTCGTCCCGGTCCTCACCGTCCCTCGTGAGGGCTCCGACGGCTTCCCGGCCTGGCTGGCCCGCAACCGCTCCGAGCTGTGCGCCTCGTGGCCCCCGGTCTGCCGGCTGTTCTCGTCCGACCCGTGCTTCGCCACCAACCTCGACGCCGTCTGGGCGGCGGGGCTGCGGGCGGCGGTGTTCTGCTCCGACGACGACGCCCGGGACGACCTGCTCGGCTCGGACGGTGGTCCCGTGCACCTGCGCCACGCCCGGTCCGCGGCGGAGGTCGACGCCGCCCGGGCTCGACCCGACACCACGGTGCAGACATCGCCCCACCTCGCCCTCGCGCTCGTCCCCTCGGTCGCCGCCGGGCTCGACGTCCGGCCAGCCGTCCCCGGCGACCCGGCCCGGTCCTCGCTCCGGACCGCCCTCGACCGCGTGACCATGCTCGCGACCGACCACAAGGCTCCTGTCGCCGGCCAGGTCGGTCCCGGCCTCGACGTGGCCGCCACCCTCCTCCCCGCCGTCCTCACCCTGGCCGAGGAGGGCCCGATCGGGCTGGCCGACCTGCTGCCCGCCGTCACGACCGGGCCGGCCCGCCTGTTCGGCCAGGACGCCGGTCGCGCCGGTCGGATCGTGGTCGATCCGACCGGGGAGGCAGAGGTCCGCCGGTCCACCGACCAGGAGCCGCAGCGGGCGCCCTACGTCGGCCGTCGCCTCCGCGGGCGCGTCGTCGCCGTGGAGCACGACGGAGAGGGGTTCCTGCTGTGACGCCGCCGAGGGGACCTTCGGCCCTGCCCGTCGCCTGCACGTGGTCGTAGCGTCTCGTCGGTGAGCCGTGACGTCGTCCGCCCCGCCCCCGACCGGGATCTCGACACGCCCGAGGAGATCGCCGAGATGGTCCGGCGCTTCTACCAGGACGTGGCCCAGGACGGGCTCCTCGGCCCGGTGTTCGAGGACGTGGCAGGGGTCGACTGGGCCGAGCACCTCCCCAAGATCACCGCCTTCTGGTGCCGGATGCTGCTGGGCCAGCACGGCTACGACGGCAACCCGCTGGAGGCCCACCGGCGCATCCACGCCCAGGAGCCGTTCACCACGGCCCACTTCGTCCGCTGGCTCGAGCTCTTCCACGAGACCCTGGAGGAGGGGTGGTGCGGCCCGCGGGTGGTCCAGGCCAAGGCCCTGGCGGTCCGGGTCGCCCGGGTGCACAGCGTGCAGCTCTCCGGGGAGCCGGCCCTCACGATCGGCCTCGAGGCCCCGCAGCGCCGCCCCGCCTGACCCCCGTGGTCAGCGGGGGGTGAAGGCGAGCTCGAAGCGCTCGACGGCCTTCACGAACACGTTGGCCTCGTAGACGGGCGGGGCCAGGGGGCGCAGGTCGGCCATCGCCGCCGGGATCGACACCGGCCCGGCTGGCCCGCCTCAAGCTCCCCGTCGCCTTCGAGGTCGTCGACGAGCTCCCCCGCAACGCCAGCGGCAAGGTCCAGAAGCACGTCCTCCGCCAGCGCCACCCCGGTCCCGCCCCCCGCTGACCGTCAGGTCGTCGGGGCCGCCCTGCCGGACGTCGCGGCCAGGGCGGCGTAGGCGGCGGCGACGGGGCGGGGCCGCCGCGCCGCGTCGAACAGGCCGACCTCGGTCACCTCGCCGACGGGGCGGGTGAGCATGGTGTGCCAGTCGAACTGGTCGCCGCGGCTGTACCAGCACACGCCTCGGGCCGGCAGCCCGTCGGCCCGGAGCCGGTCGATGCACCCGACCACCTCGTCGAGCCAGCGGGGCCCGTCGTCGACGGCCAGCCCGAGGTTCGAGGTCTCCGCCACCCAGAACGGCCGGTCGTAGCGGGCGTGCCACGCCCGGGCCTCGCGCTCGTAGGCGGCGACCCGGTCGGTGATCGTCAGCGGCTCGGCGCCCTCGCCGTGGACGGTGACGCTGACCGGGTAGACGTCATGGCCGGCCACGACCCGCTCGGTGGGACCGGCCAGGTCGGCGATGCGGGCCAGCACGGCGTCGTCGACGACGTCGAGCACGTCGGCCACCGATGCCGGCGGCTCGACGCCGAGGTGCAGGTCCCAGGTGAGCTGCTCGAGCTCACGGGCCGCGGTCGCGGCCGCCTCGTCGTCGGGGGTGGCCGCCACGTGGCACCCGAACCCCTCCGCCCCGATCCACCAGCCGCTGCGGTCGGCCGAGATGCGCTCGATGGCCTCCAGGTTGGCCAGCGTCACGTGGCCCAGCGCCCGGAGGTAGTCCGCCCGGCTCGCCTGGCGGTCGTTCCAGATCCCCCACAGCCCCGAGCACATGGCGGTGATCACCGGCTCGT encodes the following:
- a CDS encoding group III truncated hemoglobin, which gives rise to MSRDVVRPAPDRDLDTPEEIAEMVRRFYQDVAQDGLLGPVFEDVAGVDWAEHLPKITAFWCRMLLGQHGYDGNPLEAHRRIHAQEPFTTAHFVRWLELFHETLEEGWCGPRVVQAKALAVRVARVHSVQLSGEPALTIGLEAPQRRPA
- a CDS encoding family 1 glycosylhydrolase; this translates as MTRPAPFCDPSELVVACGEEASDPLVAHEGQEVRVDELAASGHLDHQDEDLAAVAGLGVRAWRYGMPWRLTEPEPGVYDWALWDRALAACARHDLEPVVDLCHFGLPDHYEGFGAPGWVEGFVRYVDAFLARYREPLLFTPVNEPVITAMCSGLWGIWNDRQASRADYLRALGHVTLANLEAIERISADRSGWWIGAEGFGCHVAATPDDEAAATAARELEQLTWDLHLGVEPPASVADVLDVVDDAVLARIADLAGPTERVVAGHDVYPVSVTVHGEGAEPLTITDRVAAYEREARAWHARYDRPFWVAETSNLGLAVDDGPRWLDEVVGCIDRLRADGLPARGVCWYSRGDQFDWHTMLTRPVGEVTEVGLFDAARRPRPVAAAYAALAATSGRAAPTT